A region of Pseudarthrobacter sp. NIBRBAC000502770 DNA encodes the following proteins:
- a CDS encoding DUF503 domain-containing protein encodes MWIGWTEFDILLGDVHSLKEKRSVVRPLLAELKRRFEVSVAEVGDHSQYRRTRLGVGLVAADRAHVVEVLAAVERFVAGRPEIELLSARQREFHSED; translated from the coding sequence ATGTGGATCGGCTGGACCGAGTTCGACATCCTCCTTGGCGATGTGCACAGCCTCAAGGAGAAACGTTCCGTGGTCCGGCCGCTCCTGGCCGAACTCAAGCGCCGGTTCGAGGTGTCCGTAGCGGAGGTGGGGGACCACAGCCAGTACCGGCGCACCCGGCTTGGCGTTGGCCTGGTGGCAGCGGACCGGGCGCACGTCGTAGAGGTGCTCGCCGCCGTCGAACGCTTCGTGGCCGGCCGCCCGGAGATCGAGCTGCTCAGTGCCCGCCAGCGCGAGTTCCACAGCGAGGACTGA
- the purL gene encoding phosphoribosylformylglycinamidine synthase subunit PurL has protein sequence MTTETTKKFNIDTVENAAKTPDTELPWAELGLKQNEFDEIVKVLGRRPTGAELAMYSVMWSEHCSYKSSKNHLRQFGQKVTEEMKKDMLVGIGENAGVTNLGDGWAVTFKIESHNSPSFVEPYQGAATGIGGIVRDIISMGARPVAVMDPLRFGAIDHPDTARVMHGAVAGIGGYGNSLGLPNIGGEMVFDSVYQGNPLVNALAVGVMRHEDIRLANASGKGNKVVLFGARTGGDGIGGASVLASESFDDTKPSKRPAVQVGDPFAEKVLIECCLELFKGSLVEGIQDLGAAGISCATSELASNGDGGMQVELTSVLLRDPTLTPGEILMSESQERMMAVVTPENVEAFEAVMDKWAVEYSWLGEVTDTGRLIITWEGDVIVDVDPRTVAHDGPVYDRPFARPEWQDAVQADTFTGSVQDAGRPAAPAELAAAVTELVASPNMCSKAWITNQYDRYVGGNTSMAFPDDAGVVRVDEESGLGVALATDANGRYTYLDPYHGAQLALAEAYRNVATAGAIPMAVSDCLNFGSPEDPDVMWQLAEAIRGLSDACMVLGIPVTGGNVSLYNQTGTTPIHPSPVVAVLGKLDDVARRTPSGWREDGQAIYLLGTTGAELDGSEWANMRGHLGGQPPKVDLEAERALGEILINASRDGMIDAAHDLSEGGLAAALVESSLRYGVGARIALQDVVDRDGVDLFTALFSESQGRAIVGVPRSEEIRFTDMCTARGFAHTRIGVVDAASGTLDINGVESLSLDALREAHEGTLPKYFG, from the coding sequence GTGACCACCGAAACCACCAAGAAGTTCAACATCGACACCGTCGAGAACGCTGCCAAGACTCCGGACACCGAGCTGCCCTGGGCGGAACTTGGCCTGAAGCAGAACGAGTTCGACGAGATCGTCAAGGTCCTTGGCCGCCGCCCCACCGGCGCCGAACTGGCCATGTACTCCGTCATGTGGAGCGAGCACTGCTCCTACAAGTCCTCCAAGAACCACCTGCGCCAGTTCGGGCAGAAGGTCACCGAGGAAATGAAGAAGGACATGCTGGTGGGCATCGGCGAAAACGCCGGCGTGACCAACCTGGGGGACGGCTGGGCCGTGACCTTCAAGATCGAATCGCACAACTCGCCGTCGTTCGTTGAGCCCTACCAGGGCGCCGCGACCGGCATCGGCGGCATTGTCCGCGACATCATCTCCATGGGCGCCCGTCCCGTCGCCGTCATGGACCCGCTGCGCTTCGGCGCCATCGACCACCCGGACACCGCCCGCGTCATGCACGGCGCCGTGGCGGGCATCGGCGGCTACGGCAACTCGCTGGGCCTGCCGAACATCGGCGGCGAGATGGTGTTCGACTCCGTCTACCAGGGCAACCCGCTGGTCAACGCCCTGGCTGTCGGCGTCATGCGCCACGAGGATATCCGCCTGGCCAACGCCTCCGGCAAGGGCAACAAGGTGGTTTTGTTCGGTGCACGCACCGGCGGCGACGGAATCGGCGGCGCCTCCGTGCTGGCCTCCGAGTCCTTCGATGACACCAAGCCCTCCAAGCGCCCCGCCGTCCAGGTGGGCGATCCCTTCGCGGAGAAGGTGCTCATCGAGTGCTGCCTGGAGCTCTTCAAGGGCTCCCTGGTGGAAGGCATCCAGGACCTCGGCGCCGCAGGCATCTCCTGCGCCACGTCGGAGCTTGCATCCAATGGCGACGGCGGCATGCAGGTTGAGCTGACCTCCGTCCTGCTCCGCGACCCCACGCTGACCCCGGGCGAGATCCTGATGTCCGAGTCGCAGGAGCGCATGATGGCCGTGGTCACGCCGGAGAACGTGGAAGCGTTCGAGGCCGTCATGGACAAGTGGGCCGTGGAGTACTCCTGGCTGGGCGAGGTGACCGACACCGGCCGCCTGATCATCACGTGGGAAGGCGACGTGATTGTCGACGTCGATCCCCGCACCGTGGCGCACGACGGCCCGGTCTACGACCGCCCGTTCGCCCGCCCCGAGTGGCAGGACGCCGTGCAGGCGGACACCTTCACTGGCTCGGTGCAGGACGCCGGCCGTCCGGCCGCCCCTGCTGAGCTCGCCGCGGCCGTCACCGAGCTCGTGGCCTCGCCGAACATGTGCTCCAAGGCCTGGATCACCAACCAGTACGACCGCTACGTCGGCGGCAACACCTCCATGGCGTTCCCCGACGACGCCGGCGTGGTCCGCGTTGACGAGGAGTCAGGCCTGGGCGTTGCCCTGGCCACCGATGCCAACGGCCGCTACACCTACCTGGACCCGTACCACGGCGCGCAGCTGGCACTGGCCGAGGCCTACCGTAACGTCGCCACCGCGGGCGCCATCCCCATGGCCGTCAGCGACTGCCTGAACTTCGGCTCCCCCGAGGACCCGGACGTCATGTGGCAGCTCGCCGAGGCCATCCGCGGCCTGTCCGACGCCTGCATGGTGCTGGGCATCCCCGTCACCGGCGGCAACGTCTCGCTGTACAACCAGACGGGCACCACGCCCATCCACCCCTCCCCCGTGGTGGCGGTGCTGGGTAAGCTCGACGACGTCGCGCGGCGCACGCCGTCGGGCTGGCGCGAGGACGGCCAGGCCATCTACCTGCTGGGCACCACGGGCGCCGAACTGGACGGTTCCGAGTGGGCCAACATGCGCGGCCACCTGGGCGGCCAGCCGCCGAAGGTGGACCTCGAGGCAGAACGCGCCCTGGGCGAGATCCTCATCAACGCTTCCCGCGACGGCATGATCGACGCTGCGCACGACCTCTCCGAGGGCGGCCTGGCGGCTGCGCTGGTGGAGTCCTCGCTGCGCTACGGCGTGGGTGCCCGGATTGCCCTTCAGGATGTTGTTGACCGGGACGGCGTGGACCTGTTCACGGCGCTCTTCTCCGAGTCCCAGGGCCGCGCCATCGTGGGTGTCCCGAGGTCGGAGGAGATCCGCTTCACGGACATGTGCACCGCCCGTGGCTTCGCGCACACCCGCATTGGTGTGGTGGACGCGGCGAGCGGCACCCTGGACATCAATGGCGTGGAGAGCCTGTCCCTGGACGCCCTCCGCGAAGCCCACGAGGGGACGCTGCCGAAGTACTTCGGCTAG
- the purQ gene encoding phosphoribosylformylglycinamidine synthase subunit PurQ, whose amino-acid sequence MTELPLIGEAVAVAAEPRLAGARIGVVTFPGTLDDRDAARAVRLAGATAVELWHGDTELGDVDAVVIPGGFSYGDYLRAGAIARFAPLMSRIIDAANSDAKLPVLGICNGFQILTESHLLPGSMIKNDHLKFLCRDQVLRVENTNTAWTLDYQAGQEITIPLKNQDGQYIADEKTLDALEAEGRVVFRYVGFNPNGSRRDIAGISNAAGNVVGLMPHPEHAVEPGFGPESLDGIGGSDTDGLGFFTSVLNKIVGGDK is encoded by the coding sequence ATGACTGAACTTCCCCTGATCGGCGAAGCTGTCGCTGTCGCGGCGGAACCGCGCCTCGCCGGCGCCCGCATCGGCGTCGTCACCTTCCCCGGCACCCTTGACGACCGGGACGCTGCCCGCGCCGTGCGCCTCGCCGGTGCCACCGCCGTCGAACTCTGGCACGGCGACACCGAACTTGGTGACGTGGACGCCGTCGTGATTCCCGGCGGCTTCTCCTACGGCGATTACCTCCGCGCCGGCGCCATTGCCCGCTTCGCGCCGCTGATGTCCAGGATCATCGACGCCGCCAACTCCGACGCCAAGCTGCCCGTCCTGGGCATCTGCAACGGGTTCCAGATCCTCACCGAATCGCACCTGCTGCCCGGCTCGATGATCAAGAACGACCACCTGAAGTTCCTCTGCCGCGACCAGGTGCTGCGCGTGGAGAACACCAACACCGCGTGGACGCTGGACTACCAGGCCGGCCAGGAAATCACCATCCCGCTGAAGAACCAGGACGGCCAGTACATCGCTGACGAGAAAACCCTGGACGCCCTTGAGGCCGAGGGCCGCGTCGTCTTCCGTTATGTGGGCTTCAACCCGAACGGCTCCCGCCGCGACATCGCCGGTATCTCCAACGCAGCAGGCAACGTGGTGGGCCTCATGCCGCACCCCGAGCACGCCGTGGAACCGGGCTTCGGCCCCGAATCGCTCGATGGCATCGGCGGTTCCGACACCGACGGCCTCGGCTTCTTCACCTCCGTCCTGAACAAGATTGTGGGAGGCGACAAGTGA
- the purS gene encoding phosphoribosylformylglycinamidine synthase subunit PurS yields MPRIVVDVMPKPEILDPQGKAIVGALPRLGFTSFSSVRQGKRFELTVDGEVTEEILAQARDAAETLLSNPVIEDVVNVEVVEA; encoded by the coding sequence ATGCCCCGGATCGTTGTTGACGTCATGCCCAAGCCCGAGATTCTGGACCCCCAGGGGAAGGCAATCGTTGGCGCTCTCCCCCGGCTGGGCTTCACCAGCTTCAGCTCTGTCCGCCAGGGCAAGCGTTTCGAACTGACGGTCGACGGCGAGGTGACCGAGGAAATCCTGGCCCAGGCCCGTGACGCCGCCGAAACCCTCCTGTCCAACCCCGTGATCGAGGACGTCGTCAACGTCGAGGTCGTCGAGGCCTGA
- a CDS encoding S8 family serine peptidase: protein MKSTGKSPLRAGGLRKAAALAVGLPLILSSLAEGPASAAPDVQGAGHASSAAKDGQFRDGRYIVVLAGPAAAAYEGGTDGLGATKPQQGRKLDAGSPNYKAYDAHLRKQQRDVAAAQGVTPAKQYTAALNGFTAELTAAQAGALSKDKRVLVVAPDVENKPDYTTTDFLKLTGPDGTWAKQFGGEANAGKGVVVGVIDSGYAPDNPFLQGEPVKALQGEAQVGVPYRTGDGKIAMLKADGTTFEGECQKGQGTGASFDGSLCNSKVIGARYFADSFLQYVTPGNRAPEEQISPVDVGSHGTHTATTAAGNANIEQVIDGASFGKSSGVAPAAKVSVYKVCWEDTNPDTGGCYSSASVEAVDAAIKDGVDVLNYSISGNNNSTTDPVALAFLNAAAAGIFVSASAGNSGPTASTVNHASPWLTTVAAATFPSDLVGTVKVSDGSLYRGASIMKSEPADKPVVLAAAAAAAGAANPNLCGPGTLDAAKVAGKVVVCDRGVVDRTAKSQEVLDKGGVGMILVNLTSSSEDADNHAVPTVHVNAPKSLELKAKLEANPALTVSLVKGDLTGLPPAPAPQIAGFSSRGPTLASGGDLLKPDISAPGVNVLAGVSTIGNHGDQFGFMSGTSMAAPHIAGFGALVLGKQPKWSPAMVKSAMMTTAYPLVNADGTPNTDPFQGGAGHIDSTRVLDPGLVYDSGIQDWLGFLNGQGVETGAPQAGTIAARDLNVPSVALGSLVGEVQVKRKLTALVPGMYRPEVDMPGFNVNVEPKALNFAKAGQTREVTLTIRNVSGPVGKFSTGSLTWKGPRTVSSPIAIRPVDAQIAPSFTFSSPTGTGSGSMNLVSGSDSPIAVGVEGLAPLSQTAITKTPGAYAATNDAHNALLQVKVPAGATFARLGIQAQSNDVDWDMVVYAPNGSGGLTATQVATASASEFLDLESPRPGTYYVVANLYATPDNGPATAAVQAVSFAGDAGNLTVNPNPIVAPNGTATSATLNWTGLSEGSYLSRLSLGSNGIKTWVNVQVGSGSAPAPAGAPQMGMAQAVPAA, encoded by the coding sequence GTGAAATCAACTGGAAAGAGCCCCTTGCGGGCTGGGGGACTCCGGAAGGCGGCCGCCCTGGCCGTCGGGTTGCCCCTGATCCTTAGCTCGCTGGCAGAGGGGCCCGCTTCGGCGGCGCCTGACGTCCAGGGCGCCGGACACGCTTCATCCGCCGCCAAGGACGGCCAGTTCAGGGACGGCAGGTACATCGTGGTACTCGCCGGCCCGGCTGCCGCGGCCTATGAAGGGGGAACTGACGGGCTGGGCGCTACCAAGCCGCAGCAGGGCAGGAAGCTCGACGCGGGCAGTCCCAACTACAAGGCCTACGACGCCCATCTGCGCAAGCAGCAGCGCGACGTTGCAGCTGCGCAGGGGGTCACTCCCGCCAAGCAGTACACCGCGGCCCTGAACGGGTTTACGGCGGAACTGACCGCGGCGCAGGCGGGAGCCCTGTCCAAGGACAAGCGCGTCCTGGTGGTTGCGCCCGACGTCGAGAACAAACCCGATTACACCACCACCGACTTCCTCAAGCTCACCGGTCCTGATGGGACCTGGGCCAAGCAGTTCGGGGGCGAAGCCAACGCCGGCAAGGGCGTAGTGGTGGGCGTTATCGATTCGGGCTATGCCCCGGACAACCCCTTCCTTCAAGGGGAACCGGTGAAGGCCCTGCAGGGTGAGGCGCAGGTTGGCGTCCCCTACCGCACCGGCGACGGCAAAATTGCCATGCTCAAAGCGGACGGCACCACTTTCGAGGGTGAATGCCAGAAAGGACAGGGAACGGGGGCATCCTTCGACGGATCACTCTGCAATTCCAAGGTCATCGGGGCCCGGTACTTCGCGGATTCCTTCCTGCAGTACGTAACACCCGGCAACCGCGCCCCCGAAGAGCAGATCTCCCCCGTGGACGTGGGAAGCCACGGCACCCACACGGCCACCACTGCCGCCGGCAACGCCAATATCGAGCAGGTGATCGACGGGGCCAGCTTCGGCAAGAGCTCCGGCGTGGCGCCGGCCGCCAAGGTTTCGGTCTACAAGGTCTGCTGGGAAGACACGAACCCGGACACCGGCGGCTGCTACTCCTCCGCTTCGGTTGAGGCCGTGGACGCAGCCATCAAGGACGGCGTCGACGTCTTGAACTACTCCATTTCCGGAAACAACAACAGCACCACCGATCCCGTGGCGCTGGCCTTCCTGAACGCCGCCGCCGCCGGCATTTTTGTTTCTGCCTCGGCAGGAAATTCCGGTCCCACGGCCTCCACCGTCAACCACGCCTCGCCATGGCTGACCACGGTGGCCGCCGCAACCTTCCCCAGTGACCTGGTGGGCACGGTCAAGGTATCCGACGGATCGCTGTACCGCGGCGCATCCATCATGAAGTCCGAGCCGGCGGACAAGCCTGTGGTCCTGGCTGCTGCTGCCGCCGCGGCCGGTGCGGCCAACCCCAACCTCTGCGGCCCGGGAACCCTTGACGCCGCCAAGGTGGCCGGCAAGGTTGTTGTCTGCGACCGCGGCGTGGTGGACCGGACCGCCAAGAGCCAGGAAGTCCTGGACAAGGGCGGCGTGGGCATGATCCTGGTGAACCTCACCAGCAGCTCCGAGGACGCCGACAACCACGCTGTTCCCACCGTCCACGTCAACGCGCCCAAGAGCCTGGAGCTGAAGGCCAAGCTCGAAGCGAATCCGGCACTGACGGTAAGCCTGGTCAAGGGCGACCTGACCGGACTTCCCCCGGCGCCGGCGCCCCAGATCGCGGGCTTCTCGTCCCGCGGGCCCACCCTCGCGTCCGGCGGTGACCTGCTCAAGCCTGATATCTCGGCCCCGGGCGTGAACGTCCTTGCCGGCGTCTCCACGATCGGCAACCATGGCGACCAGTTCGGATTCATGTCCGGCACGTCCATGGCCGCGCCGCACATCGCCGGTTTCGGTGCCCTGGTGCTCGGCAAGCAGCCGAAATGGTCGCCCGCCATGGTGAAGTCCGCCATGATGACCACCGCCTACCCGCTGGTGAACGCCGACGGCACGCCCAATACCGATCCCTTCCAGGGCGGTGCCGGCCACATCGACTCCACCCGTGTCCTTGATCCCGGGCTGGTCTACGATTCAGGCATCCAGGACTGGCTCGGCTTCCTCAACGGACAGGGCGTGGAAACGGGAGCGCCGCAGGCGGGCACCATCGCTGCCCGCGACCTCAATGTTCCCTCGGTTGCCCTGGGCAGCCTGGTGGGTGAGGTCCAGGTCAAGCGCAAGCTGACCGCGCTGGTCCCGGGCATGTACCGCCCCGAAGTGGACATGCCGGGCTTCAACGTCAACGTCGAACCCAAGGCATTGAACTTCGCCAAGGCCGGGCAGACCCGTGAAGTGACCCTCACCATCCGGAACGTCAGCGGCCCAGTGGGCAAGTTCAGCACCGGCAGCCTCACCTGGAAGGGCCCCCGGACGGTGAGCTCACCGATCGCCATCCGGCCCGTTGACGCCCAGATCGCCCCGTCGTTCACCTTCAGCTCGCCCACGGGCACCGGCAGTGGATCGATGAACCTCGTATCCGGCTCGGACAGCCCCATCGCCGTCGGAGTAGAGGGGCTGGCACCCCTGAGCCAGACCGCCATCACCAAGACCCCGGGAGCGTACGCAGCCACGAACGACGCGCACAACGCCCTGCTCCAGGTGAAGGTGCCGGCCGGCGCCACGTTTGCCCGGCTGGGCATCCAGGCGCAGTCGAACGACGTCGACTGGGACATGGTGGTCTACGCACCGAACGGATCCGGGGGCCTCACAGCCACCCAGGTGGCAACGGCATCGGCCAGTGAGTTCCTGGACCTCGAATCACCGCGTCCCGGGACCTACTACGTGGTGGCGAACCTGTACGCCACCCCGGACAACGGGCCTGCCACTGCTGCGGTCCAGGCCGTCTCCTTTGCCGGTGACGCAGGCAACCTGACGGTTAATCCCAACCCCATCGTGGCGCCGAACGGGACCGCCACCTCGGCCACGCTCAATTGGACGGGACTTTCCGAAGGGTCGTACCTCTCCCGGCTGAGCCTGGGCAGCAACGGCATCAAGACCTGGGTCAACGTGCAGGTAGGTTCCGGCTCTGCCCCGGCTCCGGCCGGCGCTCCCCAGATGGGCATGGCCCAGGCTGTTCCCGCAGCCTGA
- a CDS encoding serine protease inhibitor, with product MIDLAISVREAPEAPEYVFRLVAEDGTPAPGTTLPAPEAALAAVEEFGEDIFFPRPGPPRLCTQQYGGPQVAVVSGTFHGRAVHSVFTRTDGCEIARWKAMAPLLGGNGA from the coding sequence GTGATCGACCTGGCCATCAGCGTCCGGGAGGCCCCGGAGGCTCCCGAGTATGTGTTCCGGCTTGTGGCGGAGGACGGGACTCCGGCGCCCGGGACCACCCTACCGGCACCGGAGGCTGCGCTGGCGGCTGTGGAGGAATTCGGGGAAGACATCTTCTTTCCCCGGCCCGGGCCACCCAGGCTGTGCACCCAGCAGTACGGGGGACCACAGGTGGCCGTCGTTTCCGGCACGTTCCATGGCCGGGCGGTCCATTCGGTCTTCACCCGGACGGATGGCTGCGAGATCGCCCGGTGGAAGGCCATGGCTCCCCTGCTGGGTGGCAACGGCGCCTGA
- a CDS encoding 3-methyladenine DNA glycosylase, with protein sequence MPPVEPLSLLAEDSAQARGEAHLQRVSRYADPYLARRSAGQKHPVEDFLFTYYTQKPGQLKRWHPGAGAVLTGAQAAERLGWKHYRRLDGGELGFLGLPAGSTAATFDRAAFLADRKEAVAFAGVILRGTAARPAQFGCFGLHEWAMVYRQDKFDLRHEYLQLRLGSAGTDKVVEDNRIRCTHFDAFRFYTPDAIPLNEFSPSRESQRHMEQPGCLHANMDLYKWAYKLLPALSSELVMDCFELSWRIRAMDMQASPYDLAEWGYPAIPIETPQGKASYVEHQRNFAAEATALRERVALDLGALADGVQK encoded by the coding sequence GTGCCGCCGGTGGAGCCTCTTAGCCTGCTGGCGGAGGACAGCGCCCAGGCACGGGGGGAAGCCCACCTGCAGCGCGTCAGCCGCTACGCCGATCCTTACCTGGCCCGCCGGTCCGCAGGACAAAAGCACCCGGTGGAGGATTTCCTTTTCACCTACTACACGCAGAAACCGGGGCAGTTGAAGCGCTGGCACCCGGGCGCCGGCGCGGTCCTCACCGGCGCCCAGGCAGCCGAGCGGCTGGGCTGGAAGCATTACCGGAGGCTCGACGGCGGCGAGCTTGGTTTCCTGGGCTTGCCTGCGGGAAGCACGGCGGCCACCTTCGACCGGGCCGCCTTCCTTGCGGACCGCAAGGAAGCAGTGGCGTTCGCCGGGGTGATCCTTCGGGGCACGGCGGCCCGGCCTGCCCAGTTCGGTTGCTTCGGCCTGCATGAATGGGCCATGGTCTACCGGCAGGACAAGTTCGACCTCCGCCACGAATACCTGCAGCTGCGGCTTGGGTCAGCGGGTACGGACAAGGTGGTGGAGGACAACAGGATCCGGTGCACCCACTTTGACGCGTTCCGGTTCTACACCCCGGATGCCATCCCGCTCAACGAGTTTTCACCCAGCCGGGAGTCGCAGCGCCACATGGAGCAGCCGGGCTGCCTGCACGCCAACATGGACCTCTACAAGTGGGCATACAAACTGTTGCCGGCACTGTCCAGCGAACTGGTCATGGACTGTTTCGAACTCTCCTGGCGCATCCGGGCCATGGACATGCAGGCTTCCCCATACGACCTCGCCGAGTGGGGCTACCCAGCCATTCCCATCGAAACCCCACAGGGCAAGGCTTCCTACGTTGAGCACCAGCGCAATTTTGCCGCGGAGGCAACCGCGCTGCGGGAGAGAGTTGCCCTGGACCTTGGTGCCCTCGCAGATGGAGTGCAGAAGTGA
- a CDS encoding SSI family serine proteinase inhibitor, translated as MRKFRMLAAFLAVAAGLVSGCSGTPGNGTSASTAPSTASAGSPAGTAAPSPDTETSVPAPAPATSRPAEGPGQGNAELAITVVPSPGAPEVDYTLVCSAGTPAAESSHPNAAAACAALKANPGILAPAPAGTSRPCTQQYGGPQTATVTGMVDGVAVDSKFARTNGCEISAWDAAGDVLGAAGGAS; from the coding sequence ATGCGGAAGTTCCGGATGCTCGCAGCATTCCTTGCCGTTGCCGCCGGCCTGGTCTCGGGCTGCAGCGGCACTCCCGGCAATGGCACATCCGCGTCCACAGCGCCCTCCACCGCATCGGCAGGCTCCCCGGCCGGCACTGCGGCCCCCTCTCCGGACACAGAAACCTCGGTACCGGCGCCCGCCCCCGCCACGTCGCGGCCAGCCGAGGGCCCGGGACAGGGAAATGCCGAGCTCGCCATCACCGTGGTTCCGTCCCCGGGCGCACCCGAAGTCGACTACACCCTGGTTTGTTCCGCGGGCACCCCCGCCGCCGAAAGCAGCCATCCCAACGCCGCTGCCGCCTGCGCCGCGCTGAAAGCGAACCCAGGCATCCTGGCCCCGGCCCCGGCAGGGACGTCGCGGCCCTGCACCCAACAGTACGGCGGCCCCCAAACAGCTACCGTCACGGGCATGGTGGACGGCGTGGCCGTGGATTCCAAATTTGCGCGGACCAACGGATGCGAGATCAGCGCATGGGACGCTGCCGGGGATGTGCTCGGTGCCGCCGGTGGAGCCTCTTAG
- a CDS encoding MarR family winged helix-turn-helix transcriptional regulator, whose product MTATDSQATDPAHDEDLLLEHQLCFALTVAARSVVGAYKPVLEKLNLTHPQYLVMLCLWEDSPRTLRNISTALAQEPATISPLLRRLEAAELITRRRVDGNERALAVELTPKGTALRERALQVPGTMMERLGLTRDQVTELHASMMGLIAATSQ is encoded by the coding sequence ATGACTGCAACGGACTCACAAGCAACAGACCCGGCACACGACGAAGACCTGCTGCTTGAACATCAGCTCTGCTTTGCGCTGACGGTGGCCGCCCGCAGCGTGGTGGGCGCCTATAAACCCGTACTCGAGAAGCTCAACCTCACGCATCCGCAGTACCTGGTGATGCTCTGCCTTTGGGAGGACAGCCCGCGCACCCTCCGGAACATCAGTACAGCCCTGGCCCAGGAGCCGGCCACCATCTCTCCGCTCCTGCGCCGGCTCGAAGCGGCGGAACTGATCACTCGGCGCCGTGTGGACGGCAACGAGCGCGCCCTGGCCGTGGAGCTGACTCCCAAAGGCACTGCCCTGCGGGAACGGGCGCTCCAGGTACCGGGAACCATGATGGAACGGCTGGGGTTGACCCGTGACCAGGTCACCGAACTGCATGCCTCCATGATGGGGCTGATCGCCGCCACCTCCCAGTGA
- a CDS encoding aspartate kinase, with product MSTPTTEVHHATQPLAATASGAVTKQLIVQKFGGSSVADADGVKRVAKRVVDAQAAGNEVVVVVSAMGDTTDELLDLAAQVTDSAPAREMDMLLSAGERISMALLAMAINKLGASAQSFTGSQAGMITDGIHGKARIIDVDPHRIRTALDKGHIAIVAGFQGMSRTTNEITTLGRGGSDTTAVALAAALEADVCEIYTDVDGIFTADPRVVPSAQKIDTISSEEMLELAASGAKILHLRCVEYARRFGVPLHVRSSFSQHEGTWVIPSADDKITTQEGVALEQPIISGVAHDRSEAKVTVVGVPDIPGKAAAIFQVIADAHSNIDMIVQNVSTHGTGKTDISFTLPIVEGAEALAALKAAQDQIGFEAIEYNEKIGKLSLIGAGMRSHPGVSATFFKALSDAGININMISTSEIRISVVTHADLLDEAVRVIHKAFGLDTESEATVYGGTGR from the coding sequence ATGAGTACGCCCACCACCGAAGTGCACCACGCAACACAGCCGCTGGCAGCCACCGCCTCCGGCGCGGTGACCAAACAACTCATTGTGCAGAAGTTCGGTGGCTCCTCCGTTGCTGATGCTGACGGCGTCAAGCGCGTCGCGAAGCGGGTGGTGGATGCACAGGCTGCCGGCAACGAGGTGGTGGTGGTTGTCTCTGCGATGGGTGACACCACGGACGAACTCCTGGACCTCGCCGCACAGGTGACCGATTCCGCCCCCGCCCGCGAAATGGACATGCTCCTTTCTGCCGGTGAGCGGATTTCCATGGCGCTCCTGGCCATGGCCATCAATAAGCTCGGCGCGTCCGCCCAGTCCTTCACCGGGTCGCAGGCAGGCATGATTACCGACGGCATCCACGGCAAGGCCCGGATCATCGACGTCGACCCCCACCGCATCCGCACCGCCCTGGACAAAGGCCACATCGCCATCGTGGCAGGTTTCCAGGGCATGTCCCGGACAACCAACGAGATCACGACGCTAGGCCGCGGTGGTTCGGACACCACGGCCGTGGCGCTGGCGGCAGCCCTCGAAGCGGACGTCTGCGAGATCTATACAGATGTGGACGGTATTTTTACCGCCGATCCGCGCGTTGTCCCGTCAGCCCAGAAGATCGACACGATCTCCAGCGAAGAGATGCTGGAACTCGCGGCGTCCGGCGCCAAGATCCTCCACCTGCGCTGCGTGGAATACGCCCGCCGGTTCGGCGTCCCGCTCCACGTCCGTTCCTCATTCAGCCAGCATGAAGGCACCTGGGTCATCCCCAGCGCCGACGACAAGATCACCACTCAAGAGGGAGTTGCCTTGGAGCAGCCAATCATCTCCGGCGTTGCGCATGACCGTTCCGAAGCGAAGGTCACCGTGGTCGGCGTCCCCGACATCCCCGGCAAGGCCGCCGCGATCTTCCAGGTGATCGCCGACGCCCACTCGAACATCGACATGATCGTCCAGAACGTGTCCACGCACGGCACGGGCAAGACCGACATTTCCTTCACGCTGCCCATCGTGGAAGGCGCCGAAGCCCTGGCCGCCCTGAAGGCTGCGCAGGACCAGATTGGGTTCGAGGCCATCGAATACAACGAGAAGATCGGCAAGCTGTCGCTGATCGGCGCCGGCATGCGGTCCCACCCCGGCGTCTCCGCCACGTTCTTCAAGGCCTTGTCAGACGCGGGCATCAACATCAACATGATCTCCACCTCGGAGATCCGTATCTCAGTGGTGACGCACGCCGATCTGCTGGACGAAGCAGTTCGCGTAATCCACAAGGCGTTCGGGCTCGACACCGAAAGCGAAGCGACGGTCTACGGCGGCACCGGCCGGTAG